A window of the Tunturibacter empetritectus genome harbors these coding sequences:
- a CDS encoding ABC transporter permease has protein sequence MIDFLRQNGYDIGRLTFEHLWLTLSAMLLAAAIGLPLGILLTRRQRLAKPVIGFANVLQTVPSLALFGLLLPVPWLGENAARLAILALTGYALLPILRNTYAGIGSLDPALIDVANAMGMTSWQRLMKVELPLAASVILAGLRTATVTCVGVATIAAAIGAGGLGELIFRGVASVDNGLVLAGAIPAALLALIADAGLGLLERRLAVRRV, from the coding sequence GTGATCGACTTTCTTCGCCAAAATGGATACGACATCGGTCGTCTAACCTTCGAACACCTCTGGCTTACGTTGTCGGCGATGTTGCTGGCCGCTGCCATTGGTCTTCCATTGGGTATCCTGCTAACCCGAAGGCAGAGACTCGCCAAGCCCGTCATTGGGTTTGCGAACGTACTGCAGACCGTCCCCAGCCTCGCGCTGTTTGGCCTGCTCCTGCCTGTGCCGTGGTTGGGAGAAAATGCAGCACGGCTGGCGATCCTGGCTTTAACCGGCTACGCCCTCTTGCCCATCCTGCGGAACACCTATGCCGGAATCGGAAGCCTGGATCCCGCGCTGATCGACGTGGCCAACGCAATGGGGATGACCTCGTGGCAACGGCTCATGAAGGTAGAGCTACCGCTGGCTGCGAGCGTGATTCTGGCCGGCCTCCGAACCGCAACTGTGACCTGCGTCGGCGTCGCGACCATCGCCGCGGCGATCGGCGCAGGCGGCCTGGGGGAGCTGATCTTTCGCGGTGTCGCCAGCGTCGACAACGGCCTCGTCCTCGCCGGCGCCATCCCCGCCGCTCTGCTCGCTCTTATAGCCGACGCAGGCCTGGGACTTCTGGAGAGACGTCTGGCCGTGAGGCGCGTCTGA
- a CDS encoding RidA family protein — MTRKNILGTSPFEPIIGFSRAVRIDNHVHVSGTGPVGADNAAVAEQTEQCLTLIATALKNAGSSIEQVYRTRMYLTRAEDWEAVGRVHGQFFGHIRPAATMVVVAALLNPKWRIEIEADALISE, encoded by the coding sequence ATGACACGAAAAAACATTCTCGGCACCTCCCCCTTCGAGCCGATCATCGGCTTTTCGCGCGCCGTCCGCATCGACAACCACGTCCACGTCTCCGGAACCGGTCCGGTGGGTGCAGACAATGCAGCAGTCGCCGAACAAACTGAACAGTGTCTGACCTTGATCGCCACAGCGCTCAAAAACGCCGGCAGCTCTATCGAGCAGGTGTACCGCACTCGCATGTACCTCACCCGCGCCGAAGACTGGGAGGCCGTCGGCCGCGTTCACGGCCAGTTCTTCGGGCATATTCGTCCCGCCGCCACTATGGTGGTCGTCGCCGCGCTGCTCAACCCCAAGTGGCGCATCGAGATCGAAGCCGACGCCTTGATCTCCGAATAG
- a CDS encoding ATP-binding protein, with translation MRRRPRRGPNDSESTGKSGQELPSNQPAPLRPTYPEAAPVRAAEPEPVKAERIVEPATVPAAEHSEPTEPKMVMETQPESLGTPPAELTATKSPKGYVVLAIGLPGSGKTTWYKRRGVTPLSSDLLRTLLFDDITEQRYQGLVFSTLRSLLRARLIAKMPWNYVDATNLSPHERRQWIKMAKSFGYEVQAVFFDVPLAVCMERNSKRDRQVTDEVMQKMAERLKPPTFKEGFEKITVVRVKGQPGAAGEPAAADSVPETAE, from the coding sequence ATGAGACGACGCCCTAGACGTGGACCGAATGACTCCGAGTCCACGGGGAAAAGTGGGCAGGAGTTGCCCTCGAACCAGCCAGCTCCCCTGAGACCAACCTACCCGGAGGCCGCGCCGGTACGCGCCGCGGAGCCCGAGCCAGTCAAAGCCGAACGGATAGTGGAACCGGCGACCGTGCCCGCAGCGGAGCATTCAGAGCCCACCGAGCCAAAGATGGTGATGGAGACTCAGCCCGAATCGCTCGGGACTCCACCCGCAGAGCTGACTGCGACCAAATCGCCAAAGGGCTACGTTGTACTTGCGATCGGACTACCCGGTTCAGGCAAGACGACCTGGTACAAGCGCCGCGGCGTAACTCCGTTGTCGAGCGATCTTCTGCGCACCCTCCTCTTCGACGACATCACCGAACAGCGCTATCAGGGTCTCGTGTTTTCGACGCTGCGAAGCCTGCTGCGCGCCCGGCTGATCGCCAAGATGCCGTGGAACTACGTGGACGCGACGAACCTCTCGCCACACGAGCGCAGGCAGTGGATCAAGATGGCCAAGAGCTTCGGCTACGAGGTGCAGGCTGTGTTCTTCGACGTGCCATTGGCCGTCTGCATGGAGCGCAACTCGAAGCGCGATCGCCAAGTGACCGACGAGGTGATGCAGAAGATGGCAGAGCGCCTGAAGCCGCCCACCTTCAAGGAAGGCTTCGAGAAGATCACCGTGGTGCGCGTGAAGGGCCAGCCCGGCGCGGCAGGGGAGCCTGCAGCTGCAGATTCTGTTCCCGAGACCGCAGAATAA
- a CDS encoding phosphoglycerate kinase: MAKLSIRDLDLTDKRVLIRVDFNVPLKDGIITDDTRIRETLPTIEYALRHKAKVILCSHLGRPKGKPVASMSLRPLVDHLRTRLDHILGDDENVAFSPDCIGVVASEMALNLESGQPLLLENLRFHAEEEANDPVFAQKLASLCDIYVNDAFGSAHRAHASTEGITHYVKQSAAGLLMEKELTYLGKALTEPDKPFVAIIGGAKVSDKIQVIDNLLEKADAIIIGGGMAYTFLNAQGQSTGKSLVEIDKIDVAKAALEKAKAKGVRFLLPIDHVLADKFAPNAKTKVFFGDGPFPEDMMALDIGSKSIALFEEEIAEARTIIWNGPMGVFEMPAFARGTNEIAAAVARNHDATTIVGGGDSVAAIQQSGFANRITHISTGGGASLEFLEGKTLPGVAALTDNQRFR; the protein is encoded by the coding sequence ATGGCCAAGCTATCGATCCGCGACCTCGACCTCACCGATAAGCGCGTCCTCATTCGCGTCGACTTCAACGTCCCTCTCAAAGACGGCATCATCACCGACGACACTCGTATTCGCGAGACTCTCCCGACGATCGAGTACGCTCTGCGCCACAAGGCCAAGGTCATCCTCTGTTCGCATCTGGGCCGCCCCAAAGGCAAGCCGGTCGCCTCCATGAGCCTACGTCCGCTTGTCGATCATCTCCGCACCCGGCTCGACCACATTCTGGGCGATGACGAAAACGTAGCTTTCTCGCCTGACTGTATTGGTGTCGTCGCCAGCGAGATGGCGCTCAATCTCGAATCTGGCCAGCCATTGCTGCTTGAGAACCTTCGCTTCCACGCGGAGGAAGAGGCCAACGATCCAGTCTTCGCGCAAAAGCTCGCCTCGCTCTGCGACATCTACGTCAATGATGCGTTTGGCAGTGCTCACCGGGCCCACGCCTCCACGGAAGGGATCACCCACTACGTGAAACAATCCGCGGCCGGGCTGCTGATGGAGAAGGAGTTGACCTACCTCGGAAAGGCTCTTACGGAGCCCGACAAACCGTTTGTCGCGATTATCGGCGGAGCCAAGGTGTCGGATAAGATCCAGGTGATCGACAACCTATTGGAAAAGGCTGACGCCATCATCATCGGCGGAGGTATGGCCTATACGTTCCTCAACGCGCAGGGGCAGAGTACGGGAAAATCGCTGGTCGAAATCGACAAGATCGACGTCGCCAAAGCCGCGCTTGAAAAGGCGAAGGCTAAAGGCGTTCGCTTCCTTTTGCCGATTGACCACGTACTTGCCGACAAGTTCGCTCCGAACGCGAAAACCAAGGTGTTCTTTGGCGATGGTCCCTTCCCGGAAGATATGATGGCGCTCGACATCGGCTCGAAATCCATTGCGCTCTTTGAGGAGGAGATCGCCGAGGCGCGCACCATCATCTGGAACGGCCCCATGGGAGTCTTCGAGATGCCTGCCTTCGCTCGCGGCACAAACGAGATTGCCGCTGCTGTTGCGCGCAATCACGACGCCACCACCATCGTCGGTGGCGGAGATTCTGTTGCTGCGATCCAGCAGTCCGGATTTGCCAACAGGATCACCCACATCTCTACCGGCGGTGGCGCGAGCCTCGAATTCCTCGAAGGCAAGACGTTGCCCGGCGTAGCCGCACTGACAGACAACCAGAGATTTCGCTAG
- the gap gene encoding type I glyceraldehyde-3-phosphate dehydrogenase: MAAVKVGINGFGRIGRNVFRSALGNPDIEFIAVNDLTTPATLAHLLKYDSILGNLKNEITHGSDFIAVDGKHIKVFAERDPAKLDWASVGAQIVVESTGFFTDAEKAKAHLGSTVKKVIISAPATNEDVTLVLGVNDDKYDAAKHNVISNASCTTNCLAPVVKVLHDTFGIASGIMTTIHSYTNDQVILDTPHKDLRRARAAALSMIPSSTGAAKALRLVVPAMDGKLDGFSMRVPTPNVSVVDLTFVSEKPITEKSINEALKKAADGELKGILGFTDEELVSSDFKGNPLSSIVDSKLTKVVGQNTGKVISWYDNEWGYSSRVKDLILFLVKKGL, encoded by the coding sequence ATGGCAGCTGTAAAGGTAGGCATCAACGGCTTCGGCCGCATTGGACGCAACGTCTTCCGCTCCGCTTTAGGCAACCCCGACATTGAATTCATAGCCGTAAACGACCTAACCACCCCCGCCACACTGGCCCACCTCCTCAAGTACGACTCCATCCTCGGCAACCTGAAGAACGAGATCACCCACGGCTCCGACTTCATCGCGGTCGATGGGAAGCACATCAAGGTATTCGCCGAGCGCGATCCGGCCAAGCTGGACTGGGCCTCGGTTGGGGCGCAGATTGTGGTTGAGTCCACCGGCTTCTTTACCGACGCCGAAAAGGCTAAGGCGCACCTTGGCAGCACCGTGAAGAAGGTCATCATCTCTGCGCCCGCGACCAACGAGGACGTCACCCTCGTGCTGGGCGTGAACGACGACAAGTACGACGCGGCGAAGCACAACGTCATCTCGAATGCGAGCTGCACGACCAACTGTCTCGCGCCGGTGGTCAAGGTGCTGCACGATACCTTCGGCATCGCCTCGGGGATCATGACTACGATCCACAGCTACACCAACGATCAGGTCATTCTCGATACGCCGCATAAGGATCTGCGTCGCGCCCGCGCCGCCGCCCTCTCGATGATTCCGTCGAGCACCGGCGCCGCCAAAGCCCTGAGGCTCGTCGTTCCTGCAATGGACGGAAAGCTCGACGGCTTCTCGATGCGCGTACCGACTCCGAACGTCTCGGTGGTCGACCTCACCTTCGTCTCCGAGAAGCCCATCACCGAAAAGTCGATCAACGAAGCCCTCAAGAAGGCTGCCGATGGCGAACTGAAGGGGATTCTGGGATTCACGGATGAAGAGCTGGTCTCCTCGGACTTCAAGGGCAACCCGCTCAGCAGCATCGTCGACAGCAAGCTGACCAAGGTCGTCGGCCAGAACACCGGCAAGGTGATCAGCTGGTACGACAACGAGTGGGGCTACTCCAGCCGGGTGAAGGATCTCATCCTCTTCCTCGTCAAAAAAGGCCTGTAA
- a CDS encoding ATP-binding cassette domain-containing protein: MPTVGVEFAKVSYTLAGGRVLLRDISLQLEAGTTTALLGRSGSGKTTLLRMVNNLVTPSTGEVLVAGHRTQDADTISLRRSIGYVIQETGLFPHMTVERNAGMALELAGRSKDEIAARVREMMSLVGLGYEEFCRRYPWQLSGGQRQRVGLARALATDPTVLLMDEPLGALDPLTRAEMQTMLRDLLKKVGKTVLLVTHDLDEALYLARRVVFLSEGTVVADLAAEEVLRSENLHVKDYVHAVHRVVQA; the protein is encoded by the coding sequence ATGCCCACGGTTGGCGTTGAGTTCGCGAAGGTGAGCTATACGCTGGCAGGTGGGCGTGTTTTATTGCGCGACATCTCTTTGCAGCTTGAAGCGGGAACCACAACGGCTCTGCTGGGACGGAGCGGGTCCGGCAAGACGACGCTGCTGCGCATGGTGAATAATCTGGTGACGCCAAGCACAGGCGAGGTACTCGTCGCAGGCCATAGGACACAAGATGCCGACACCATATCGCTCAGGCGCAGTATCGGCTACGTTATTCAGGAGACCGGCTTGTTTCCCCACATGACCGTGGAGCGAAACGCCGGTATGGCGCTGGAGCTTGCAGGACGCTCGAAGGACGAGATTGCGGCTCGCGTCCGCGAGATGATGTCGCTGGTCGGACTCGGTTACGAAGAGTTTTGCCGAAGGTACCCGTGGCAGCTCTCAGGCGGTCAGCGACAGCGCGTAGGGCTTGCACGCGCACTCGCAACCGACCCAACCGTGCTGTTGATGGATGAGCCCCTTGGCGCCCTCGATCCTCTGACGCGCGCCGAGATGCAGACCATGTTGCGCGATCTGCTGAAGAAGGTTGGCAAGACTGTACTGCTCGTAACTCATGATCTGGACGAAGCCTTATACTTGGCCCGACGCGTCGTCTTTCTGTCTGAAGGCACTGTGGTGGCAGATCTCGCCGCAGAAGAAGTTTTGCGGTCAGAAAACCTTCATGTAAAAGATTATGTTCATGCTGTACATCGCGTGGTGCAAGCGTGA
- a CDS encoding alpha/beta fold hydrolase produces MKILGSTLVVFSTLFGVGGLYAQSTVPANPPGSFVEVEGSRLYYEECGKGPKAVILLHDGIVNSAVWDDVWPSLCKQFHVIRYDRRGYGHSPATKKPYFEADDVAAIIRDRKVSQAALVGSSHGGNVALSVALRYPEQISDLVLVGPEADGFPYSEHFVMAQIEIQDAKDPVEVRAKNVYSIAPGNDTAREHLRKLLNAFPQDHTHDDMPLPEKPVFPYVRDLRVPTLILTGSADIADNQAVSGALVMSIPGAARVVVPGTGHLLYLEKPDLFASIVINFLTSHGF; encoded by the coding sequence ATGAAAATTCTCGGCTCGACGCTTGTGGTTTTCTCCACTCTGTTCGGAGTGGGGGGTCTTTACGCGCAATCAACTGTGCCCGCGAATCCACCAGGTTCATTCGTCGAAGTAGAAGGATCTCGCTTGTACTACGAAGAATGCGGTAAAGGTCCGAAGGCTGTGATTCTCCTTCATGATGGGATAGTAAATTCAGCCGTGTGGGATGATGTATGGCCCTCTCTCTGCAAACAATTCCACGTAATCCGTTACGATCGACGTGGGTACGGCCACTCCCCAGCTACAAAGAAGCCCTATTTCGAAGCCGACGACGTTGCAGCCATCATCCGCGATCGAAAAGTATCTCAAGCTGCACTGGTCGGAAGTTCTCACGGTGGCAATGTTGCCTTGAGTGTTGCACTTCGATACCCGGAGCAAATTAGCGATCTTGTGCTTGTCGGCCCGGAGGCAGACGGTTTTCCTTACTCCGAGCATTTCGTGATGGCGCAAATTGAGATTCAAGATGCTAAGGATCCTGTAGAAGTAAGGGCGAAAAATGTCTACTCCATCGCACCTGGAAATGACACCGCCCGCGAGCACCTCCGGAAGCTGCTCAACGCTTTTCCGCAAGACCACACGCACGACGATATGCCACTTCCGGAAAAACCTGTTTTTCCATATGTGCGCGATCTACGAGTACCCACGCTGATTCTCACGGGTTCAGCAGACATTGCTGACAATCAGGCGGTTTCAGGGGCTCTTGTCATGTCGATCCCAGGCGCTGCTCGGGTTGTTGTGCCTGGGACAGGACATCTCTTATACCTTGAAAAGCCCGACCTTTTCGCTTCGATCGTCATCAACTTTCTCACATCCCACGGCTTCTGA
- a CDS encoding pyridoxamine 5'-phosphate oxidase family protein encodes MGRFQELAFTPLVKQHQQEHGSRRQYERMAEHSPSGSTLGPDEQAFIALRDSFYMASVSETGWPYVQHRGGPKGFVRVIEPGLLGFADLRGNKQYISLGNFDHDARVALFFMDYPNQTRLKILGRVEIHEHDSQAPALIESFRPTEKSSIVERVILIHVEGFDWNCPQHITPRYTVEEIQEVLAPLTQKLAKLDEENAKLREKLHRLSQR; translated from the coding sequence ATGGGTCGCTTTCAGGAACTGGCATTTACCCCACTCGTCAAACAACATCAGCAGGAGCACGGCAGCCGGCGCCAGTATGAGCGAATGGCGGAACACTCGCCGTCAGGAAGCACGCTTGGACCTGACGAGCAGGCCTTCATCGCTCTGCGGGACAGCTTCTACATGGCTTCGGTCAGTGAGACAGGCTGGCCTTACGTACAGCACCGCGGCGGCCCAAAGGGCTTCGTCCGCGTCATCGAGCCCGGCCTCCTCGGCTTCGCGGACCTGCGCGGCAACAAGCAGTACATCAGTCTGGGAAACTTCGACCACGACGCGCGTGTCGCTCTCTTCTTCATGGACTATCCCAACCAGACGCGCCTCAAGATCCTTGGCCGCGTCGAAATCCATGAGCACGACTCCCAGGCCCCAGCGCTGATCGAATCCTTCCGGCCCACGGAGAAGTCTTCGATAGTCGAGCGAGTCATCCTAATCCACGTCGAAGGCTTCGATTGGAACTGCCCGCAGCACATCACCCCTCGCTACACCGTAGAGGAGATTCAGGAAGTGCTGGCGCCCCTTACTCAAAAGCTCGCAAAGCTCGATGAAGAAAACGCAAAGCTGCGCGAGAAGCTTCACCGCCTGTCGCAGAGATAG